ATCCGCAGCGGCGGCCCGGCGCGATGCCGGGCCGCGTTCAGGATCGCCGGCATCTCCCGGGCCGGCGGTGGGCCGGGCGGGCGGCGCTGCCCCCCGATGAGCTCGGCCAACACGTTGCTGGTCACCGTCACCTCCGTACGTCGGATGTCGGTGACAGTGTGAAACAGCGGCCTTGCGCTCGATGTGGGTTTTGTGAAATAACGACCGGTTCTAGCGAGCGGTGACCAGGCCGAGCGCGGACGCCGCGACGCCCGGGAAGACGGTTGCCAGGTCACCGACCCCGCACCGGGCGCGCAGGATCTCGCCGATCACCGCGCGGTAGTCGGTGGTCACCGCCAGGTCACCGTCCCGCAGCTGGCCGGCGGCCAGCCCGGGCCAGCTCCCGTAGACCTGACCGCCGCGCACCCCGCCACCGAGCACGAACATCGCGTTGCCGTACCCGTGGTCGAGCCCGCCCGACCCGTTCTGGGTCACCCGCCTGCCGAACTCGCTGATCGTGATCAGGGTCACCCGGCGCAGCCCGTCGGTCCCGAGGTCGGTGGCGAACGCGGCGATCGCGGCGGCCAGCTTGGCCAGCTGGTCGTGCATCCGCCGGCCGGGCGCCGCGATGCCCAGGTTCTCGTGCATGTCCCAGTCGCCGGAGTCGACGGTGGCGGTCATCAGGCGCGAGTCCGCCTTGATCAGCCGGGCCACGTCGCGCAACGCCCGGCCCAGCTCGGTGTCCGGGTAGACGGCGCCACCGGCCGGGGTGTAGCCGGCCGCCCGCAGCGCCCGCCCCCGGTCGAGCGCGCCGGTCAGCTGCCCGGCGGTCCGGGCCAGCGCCGGTGGCGCGTCCCGGTACAGCGCCGCCATCGTGGCCGCCACCGGCTTCGCCGCGTCGTCCCCGGTCAGCGCGAGCCCGTCGATCGAGGTGAGGCTCAGGCTGGGCGCCGGGCCGGCGAGCACCCGGGCCGGCCGGGCGGTGCCCATCGCTATCGCGTCGAACGGGTCGTTCGCGCCGAACGAGCCGAGCATCCGGCTCAGCCAGCCGGTGCGCAGCGAGGTGCCGGGCGCGGCCCGTTCCAGCTCCTCCATCGCGGAGAAGTGCGACCGGTTCGGGGCCGGCTGCCCGACCGCGTGCACCGCGGCCAGCCGGCCGGACGTCCAGTACGGCAGCAACGGCGCCAGCGCCGGGTGCAGCCCGAAGAACGTCCCGCCGCCGATCAGCTGCGACTTCGGCACCGCGATCGTCGGCCGGGCGGCGTAGTAGGCCGGGTCACCGGCGGGCACCACGGCGGACAGCCCGTCGAACCCGCCGCGCAGCGAGAGCAGGACCAGCACGTCGCCGTCGTAGGCCGGGTCGGCCGCGTACGCGAGCCTGGTGTCGAGCAGCGAGCCGGCCAGCCCGGCGAGCGCACCCGCCCTCAGCACCGACCGTCGGGACAGCCGGTTGTCGTCGCAGCAGGTCACCGCTCGCATGGTCCTCATCTCAGCGCGAAGTTCGGCGAATTCAGCAGCATCGCCATCAGGTACGGGTAGGTCCAGCCAACCGCGGGATCGTTGGACTTCAGTTGCGACGCCGGTGTCTTGCCGTAGAAAGCGGCCAGCGCCGCCGTCTGGGCCGGTCCGAGCCGGACCCCGAGCAGCCGCTCGGCGGTCGCGTCGATCAGCGCGCCGTAGCCGGCCGGCCGGCCGCCGATCATCCCGGTCAGCAGGTCAGCCGGCCTGACCAGGTCGGCCGGCCAGGTCCCGGCGGCGATCGACAGGTGGAAGTTCCACCGGACCAGCAGCCCGGACGGCGACGCCCAGGCGGCGGCCACGTCCGGATAGCCGTTCGGCGGCCCCCAGTTCATCGGCGCCTGCCCGGCGTTGCGGGCCATCCAGTAGAGGCTCTCGAAGGTCTTGGTCCCGCTGGGCGGCGGGCCGTAGCCGAGGATCCGGACGGTGGCCGCCAGGTCCTCCAGCGGCGTCCGGGTCTTGGCGCCGGCCGAGGCGGCGAACTCCACCGAGGTGAACAGCGCGCGCAGCACCGGGACGATCGCCGACCGGTTGTCCAGGTAGACCTTGACCAGCTTGGTGACCAGGCCGGCCGGCGGCTCGTCGGCGACGAACCGGACGCACAGCTTGGTGGCGATCCGGCGGGCTGTCGACGGGTGCAGGGCCAGGTGGTCGAGCAGGGCCAGGGCGGCCGCCTCGCCACCGGTGGTGGTCGCGTTGTCGTGGGTGAAGCCGAGGATCCGGACCGGGCCGGTCACGTGGTTGGCCGCGTCGTACCGGTACGCCCCCGTCGCGTTGTCCACGGTCAGCCCGGTGAGCAGCTTCGCCGCGTCCTTGACGTCGGACTCGGTGTACTCCAGCCCGACCGTGTGCAGCTCCAGCAGCTCCCGGCCGTAGTTCTCGTTGGGCGCCAGCCGGGTGGAGAACCGGTTGTCCAGGTAGGTGAGCATCGCCGGGTGCCGGGCCGAGGCCTTGAGCAGGCCGGCGAAGGTGCCCAGGGCGTGCTCGCGGATCACCGTGCGGTCGTAGTCGGTACGGCTGTCCCAGACGTCGCCGAACGGGCAGGTCACGTTGAGGTGGTTGGCCCAGAAGTCGACCATCACCTCGGCGAGCTGCCGCTCGCTCCAGATCGCCCGGGCCGCTGCGGCGAAGCTGAGCTGCCACATCGGGGTCCAGTCGTACTGTTTGAGCTGGCCGGCGGCCACCCGGGCGCGGATCTCGGCGATGCTCAGGCCGCTCAGCGGCAGACGGGCGAGCAACTCGTCGGCCACCGGGTCGGCGATCGAGGCCGGGTTCAGCTGCCGGTCCAGCCAGGCGTCGGCGCCCAGCCGGCGGATCTCGGCGATCGAGGCCGGGCTGGGGCCGTAGGTGGCCCGGCGCAGCAGGTGCAGCAGCGGGTCGGCGGGCAGCAGGCCGGCCGCCGGGTCGGTCGCCGGCTCCTCGACGAACTCGACGCCGGGCTCGACAGCGGGGTGGAACTTGGTGTCGGCGCGGGCGGGCGTTCCGGTGGCGAGCACGGCGGCGGCACCGGCCGCGGCCGCGCCGCCGATCGCGGTCCGCCGGCTCAGGGTCTGCTCGAATACCGTCACGGGGAAGAGGTCGGAAGTTTCCCGCGCCACCATCGGCTTCCCGCCGCGGTGCTACCGATTCGCTCCCGGCGACAATGGTCGGATGGCACAGCGCAGGGCGTCACGACGACGGGTGGAGACGGTCGCCTCGGGCGTCGCCGAACTGGTTCCGGACCCGGACCGGGACACCGCCTTCACGCTGCTGCTGGACGGCGCCCCGCAGTCACACGTGGATCTGGCCGACCCGACATACCTGCAGTTCGAGTACGTCCGGCGGATCGCCGCCGCGATCGACCTGGTGGCCCCGGCCGGCCGGCCGCTGCGCACGCTGCACCTGGGCGGTGGTGCGCTGACCCTGCCGCGCTACCTGGCGGCCACCCGGCCCGGCTCGGCGCAGCGGGTGGTGGAGATCGACGGTCCGCTGGTCGAGCTGGTCCGCCGGGAGCTCCCACTTCCGGAGCGGGCGAACATCCGGGTCCGGGTGGGCGACGCGCGCGAGGCCGTGACCGGCATGCGCGACGCCGGGTACGACGTGGTCGTGCTGGACGTCTTCGCCGGCGCCCGCACCCCGGCGCACCTGGCCTCCGTCGAGTTCGCCGCGCAGGTGGCCCGGGTGCTGGCCCCGGACGGCTGGCTGGTCGCCAACGTCGCCGACGGCCCGCCGCTGCGGCACGCCCGCGCCCAGGTCGCCACGATCCGCGCGGTGCTGCCCGAGGCCTGCCTGGTCGCCGACGCCGCCGTGCTGCGCGGCCGGCGGTTCGGCAACGTGGTGGTGCTCGCCGGGCGGACCCCGCCGCCGGTGGCCGAGCTGACCCGGCGGGCGGCCGGCGACTGGTTCCCGGGACGGGTAGAGACGGACCTCGATCGGTTCGCGGCCGGCGCGACCCCCGTGCCGGATGTCTCCGCGGTGGCCTCCCCGCTGCCACCGGCTACCCTTTTCGGTAACCGAAAGTAGTGGTTTAATCGGCCGAAGGTGCATCGGTAATCACTGTCCGGTGTCATTTTCGGAAGTCCCGGTGTGATTCACGTCGGGTCACTGGCGACCCCTGGTAGGAGAAGGCTGTAATCGTTTCGGCCGCGTTTACCGACCGCGGCGTGAACAGGGAAGGCAACCATGTTCCACCAGCACTTCCTGTCCGCACCGGGCACCGACCTCGGACCGCTGGACAGCGGCGAGCGGGTCTTGTGGCACGGCCGCTGCGCCGTCGCCGAGTACGCGTTCGACGAGGCCTCGTCGCTGCCGCGGTGGACCCTGCCGGAGGGCGCCGAGGTCCTGGTCACCGACCGCCGCGTTCGCTATACGTATGCTGACGAAAGCACGCTCAGTAGTGGTGAGCTGTTCTGGTTGTGGCCACAGCACCTGCGCGTGCAGCCGGGCAACCGGGACGTCGGCCGGAACGCCACCGTCACCCAGATCCAGCTGGTCTGCAACGGCCCGGAGGGCAGCTACCCGGCCCTGGTCTTCGCCGGCGGCGACCTGGCCACCGTCGGCGACGCCGACCGCCTGGCCAACGTGCTGCGCCAGGCGATCGCCCGGTTCCGGGTGGAGAACGCCACCGAGATCGGGGTGGCGCCGGCCCACGCGCGGATGCTGTCCCGGCAGGTGATCGGCCCGGAGTTCACCAACTACCAGGGCGGTGAGGGGCAGACCGTGACGCTGCTCGGCGCGGTCCCGGTGCCCGCCCCGGAGCCGGCGGAGCCGATCTACGCCGAGGCCTCCTACGACGAGCCGGCTTACGACGAGCCCGTCTACCAGGAGCCGGGCTACCCCGAGCCGGTGCACGCGGAGATGCCGACGTCGGGCCCGCGCGCCTACGCGGACCGGCCCGGCCGGGACGCCGACGCTGAGCGTGCTGAGCAGGCGCTGCGCGCCGAGCGGGACTCCCGGTACGCGGAGCCGGACCTGGCCTCGCGCGCCTCCAGCTTGGCCGCCCGGGTGGCCAGCCTGGTCTCCGGCGGCGGTGACGACCGGTCCATCGGCCAGTTCACCAACCTGTCCGCGTACCTCGCCCCGGCGGAGGAGCAGCAGTCACGCCGCTGATCGCTCCGGCCGCACGAAACAGCGGCCGGCCGCGACCCGCTCGGCGTGCACCCGGTGCGCCCGGTCCAGCAGCTCCCGCAGGTCGGTGTGCCGCTGGACCCGGTCCTGGTACCGCTCCGGCAACCCGTTGAGGTGCGTCTCGTCGTCGAGCAGCTGGTGGTAGAGCTCGTCGCAATACTCCGGGTCGGTCTCCACGTCGAGGAACTCGGTGGCCCGGCGCCGGGCACCCGCCACATAGGCCCGGGCCCGGCCTTTCGGGCTGAGCACCGACACCACGACGGTGAGCAGCAGCACCCCGACGATGATCCCCAGGGAGGCCAGGGTCGGGATCTCGGTGACCCCGATCGGCTCGCCGCCGTTGATGAACGGCACGTTGTTCTGGTGCATGGCGTGCAGCACCAGCTTGACGCCGATCAGGGCGAGGACCGCGGCCAGGCCGTAGGAGAGGTAGACCAGCCGGTCCAGCAGGCCGTCGATCAGGAAGTACAGCTGCCGGAGGCCGAGCAGCGAGAACGCGGTGGCGGTGAAGACCAGGTAGACGTTCTGGGTGAGGCCGAAGATGGCCGGGATCGAGTCCAGCGCGAACAGGATGTCGGTGCCGCCGATCGCCACCATGACCAGCAGCATCGGGGTCAGCACCCGCTTGCCGTCGCGATAGGTGACCAGCTTGTCCCCGTCGTAGGTGTCCGAGGTGCGCAGCACCCGGCGGGCCAGCCGGATCACGAGGTTGTCCGGGGCCTCGTCGCCCTCGTCGCCGTGGCCGCGCACCAGGTTGCCGGCGGTGATCAGCAGGATCGCCCCGAACAGGTAGAAGATCCAGGCGAACGAATTGATCAGCGCGGCGCCCAGGAAGATGAACGCGGTCCGGGCCACCAGCGACACCGCGATCCCGACCAGCAGCACCTTCTGCTGGTCGGCGCGAGGCACCTTGAAGCTGCCGAGCAACAGCAGGAAGACGAAGAGGTTGTCGACCGAGAGCGCCTCCTCGGTGACGTAACCGGCGAAGTACTCGGTGCCCATCGTGGACCCGCCGAACATCCAGACCCCGGCGCCGAACAGGATCGCGAACGACACGTAGATCGTGGTCCACAGTGCCGCCTCGCGCAGCCGCGGCACGTGCGCCCGCCGGACGTGGACGAAGAAGTCGAAGAGCAGCAGACCGACGATGCCCAGAACGGTCAGCAGCCACACCACACCGGACACATCCCGCATCGGTCCAGCTTAAGGGTGATCAGCGTCGGTCACTGCGGCGCGCAACTGTGATCTCGTCAGGAACAGCGCCCCGGTCAGGTCGGCACCGCGCAGGTCGGCGCCGCGCAGGTCGGCACCGGTGAAGTCGGCCCGCCGCAGGTCGGCGTCGCGCAGGTCGGCGCCGATCAGCAGCGCGCCGCGGAAACTGGCGCCGCGCAGGTCGGCACCGCGGAGTCGGCGGCCGATCAGGTGCGCGCCGCTGTGGTCCGGGCGGCGTCCGCCGGCACCGGCCCGGGCCAGCTCACTGGCCCGGCGCAACAGGGGCACCACCGATTTCCGGTACGCCTCGACGTCCAGCCCCCGCAGCGCCCCGGCGTCTCCCCCGGCCACCGCGTCGATCTCGTCCCGCGCCGCGCGCAGTTTCGGGTGCAGCCGCCGGGCCTCGTCCAGGGCCAGCGCCTCACCGAGCAGCCAGAGCAACTCGTGCAGCTGACGCATCACCGGCAGGGTGGCGAACATCGCACCGGCGATCTCCGGGGTCCGCCGCCAGTCCCGCCCGCCGAACGTCTCCTGGGTGATCCGCTGCCCGGCCCCGAAGCAGTCGAAGACCACGCAGCCGCGGAACCCGCGCGCGGGCAGCTGCTCGTGGATCTGGCAGCGGAAGTCGTCGCCCAGGTTCCGGCAGGGCTGCCCGGCCGGCTTGTCGATGGCGAAATCCGACGACTTGGCGAAAGCGGGCGCCACGCAGCACAGGCCCGCGCACTGGGCGCAATCCGCTTCCAGCCGGACCGTTTCAGGCTTCTCCATAGGACCGCAAGTGTCCCGCACCGGGCCGCCGGCGAGAAATCGGACCCCCGGCGGAAAACCGTGCGACAGGGCCGGAAGGCACCCTCTCCATCCCGTAAAAACCGCCTCTGACCTGCGAGTACTATCCAGCCGGACGACACCGCACCGGCGGGACGACCGATGATCATGAGGCCGGATCCCCGGGTGGCTCGAGCGTTCGCAGACGCCGGCGGGCCGGCCACCGCGGCTCCATGACGGAGGACCATTTTTCATGCAGGGACGAATTCTCGGGCTGAGTAGCGCCTTCGGGGTGCTCACCACGGCGACGCTGCTGGCACCCGCGCCGGCGTTCGCCGCACCGGCGCCGACCTTCGACCGGATCGCGGTGGCCAACGGCTACGACGACCGGAACCCGACAACGCTCTCCGGCACCGCCCAGGCCGGCGACACGGTGACGCTCTACGAGGAGGCGTACCTCTTCGGCGCCGGTCACAGCGTGGCCGAGCTGGCCCAGCACCCGGCGAACGACTACAGCCGGCCGGAGACCGCGCCGAACGTGTGGCCGGCCCTGACCACCAAGGCGGACAGCACCGGGCACTGGACGCTGAAGCGGGCACTGGACTCCGGGCACATC
This window of the Actinoplanes oblitus genome carries:
- a CDS encoding translation initiation factor 2, whose amino-acid sequence is MFHQHFLSAPGTDLGPLDSGERVLWHGRCAVAEYAFDEASSLPRWTLPEGAEVLVTDRRVRYTYADESTLSSGELFWLWPQHLRVQPGNRDVGRNATVTQIQLVCNGPEGSYPALVFAGGDLATVGDADRLANVLRQAIARFRVENATEIGVAPAHARMLSRQVIGPEFTNYQGGEGQTVTLLGAVPVPAPEPAEPIYAEASYDEPAYDEPVYQEPGYPEPVHAEMPTSGPRAYADRPGRDADAERAEQALRAERDSRYAEPDLASRASSLAARVASLVSGGGDDRSIGQFTNLSAYLAPAEEQQSRR
- a CDS encoding pentapeptide repeat-containing protein, coding for MEKPETVRLEADCAQCAGLCCVAPAFAKSSDFAIDKPAGQPCRNLGDDFRCQIHEQLPARGFRGCVVFDCFGAGQRITQETFGGRDWRRTPEIAGAMFATLPVMRQLHELLWLLGEALALDEARRLHPKLRAARDEIDAVAGGDAGALRGLDVEAYRKSVVPLLRRASELARAGAGGRRPDHSGAHLIGRRLRGADLRGASFRGALLIGADLRDADLRRADFTGADLRGADLRGADLTGALFLTRSQLRAAVTDADHP
- a CDS encoding spermidine synthase, with protein sequence MAQRRASRRRVETVASGVAELVPDPDRDTAFTLLLDGAPQSHVDLADPTYLQFEYVRRIAAAIDLVAPAGRPLRTLHLGGGALTLPRYLAATRPGSAQRVVEIDGPLVELVRRELPLPERANIRVRVGDAREAVTGMRDAGYDVVVLDVFAGARTPAHLASVEFAAQVARVLAPDGWLVANVADGPPLRHARAQVATIRAVLPEACLVADAAVLRGRRFGNVVVLAGRTPPPVAELTRRAAGDWFPGRVETDLDRFAAGATPVPDVSAVASPLPPATLFGNRK
- a CDS encoding DUF1501 domain-containing protein; translation: MRAVTCCDDNRLSRRSVLRAGALAGLAGSLLDTRLAYAADPAYDGDVLVLLSLRGGFDGLSAVVPAGDPAYYAARPTIAVPKSQLIGGGTFFGLHPALAPLLPYWTSGRLAAVHAVGQPAPNRSHFSAMEELERAAPGTSLRTGWLSRMLGSFGANDPFDAIAMGTARPARVLAGPAPSLSLTSIDGLALTGDDAAKPVAATMAALYRDAPPALARTAGQLTGALDRGRALRAAGYTPAGGAVYPDTELGRALRDVARLIKADSRLMTATVDSGDWDMHENLGIAAPGRRMHDQLAKLAAAIAAFATDLGTDGLRRVTLITISEFGRRVTQNGSGGLDHGYGNAMFVLGGGVRGGQVYGSWPGLAAGQLRDGDLAVTTDYRAVIGEILRARCGVGDLATVFPGVAASALGLVTAR
- a CDS encoding DUF1800 domain-containing protein, translated to MTVFEQTLSRRTAIGGAAAAGAAAVLATGTPARADTKFHPAVEPGVEFVEEPATDPAAGLLPADPLLHLLRRATYGPSPASIAEIRRLGADAWLDRQLNPASIADPVADELLARLPLSGLSIAEIRARVAAGQLKQYDWTPMWQLSFAAAARAIWSERQLAEVMVDFWANHLNVTCPFGDVWDSRTDYDRTVIREHALGTFAGLLKASARHPAMLTYLDNRFSTRLAPNENYGRELLELHTVGLEYTESDVKDAAKLLTGLTVDNATGAYRYDAANHVTGPVRILGFTHDNATTTGGEAAALALLDHLALHPSTARRIATKLCVRFVADEPPAGLVTKLVKVYLDNRSAIVPVLRALFTSVEFAASAGAKTRTPLEDLAATVRILGYGPPPSGTKTFESLYWMARNAGQAPMNWGPPNGYPDVAAAWASPSGLLVRWNFHLSIAAGTWPADLVRPADLLTGMIGGRPAGYGALIDATAERLLGVRLGPAQTAALAAFYGKTPASQLKSNDPAVGWTYPYLMAMLLNSPNFALR